The Pecten maximus chromosome 6, xPecMax1.1, whole genome shotgun sequence DNA window AATAATCCATTTGGGAAACAGACAAACATACGTAATCGATTCCGCCGTAACTCTAACGTAATACTCATAAAGATTGGAACAAAGTAATAATTTTCAAGCAGACAATTTATCAACGGAAATTCAGAAATACGAATTCACAAGCATTTATATTTCACTGAAGTACATATCTATGTCACACGTGCTATTCAACAGGTACTGATACACACTTATTCAGATTTAACAAGCGTTGTATTGCCGTCTCGTAATGAATAATGTTTGTTTAAAGGTCCAGTATATCATCGCAAATAGGACAGTTACTACGTCTCGTGACGCCTTCATACTACAGGAATGTCGGCTATATTGCTTGATATTATGTTACTCATTAGtgtgtttattcaaaatatacattgttgtacagtgttgcattgatgacgtcacattgttttcCCACGTTGTGTCTATACTGCCAAACACAGCATTTTGTGGTTTTACTTATGTTTCCCCctttatttattctatttaattttgactataacatgtaataaaaGAACATCAAACAACGCGAGGTCTTACGAAAAATGGCAAGTCAGGTATAAAACTTCTTCTTTGTCCGTGCAATTAATGAATAATGTAAAACACTTAGTGGGTTTTGTTCTGGTCAATTACAAAAGCAATTTTAGCCCACATGCAAAATCTTAATCGGCTGAGTCATCTATCTTGGAGTTATTTACTTTTGTTATCGGCTGatattgattttcatttaaTCGTCTTATTTACCCAATCATTCCCATAGCAGCAGAATTTTGAAAGGAGATCTGATTTAGAGAATAACCAGATATTTAGGTTTATTTTTTCCACTCATCAATATACGAAACGTATTAGCAAGCGTCttgtcaaacaaaacacaaattaaGCAGTGATTTCTATCATATGTGACCGAAACGACTGACACCTTTCACATCAACCTGCTGGAATGTTTGAGATAAGCTTAAGTCAGTgtattgtacagtaaaatattacCTCATGTTTCGGGACATATGTACTGGTGTAATCTATGGTAgagtttgtgtaatattaccTCATGTTTTGTGACATACGTACTGGTGTATTTGATGTttaatttgtgtaatattaaCTTATGTTTTGTGACATACGTACTGATGTAATCGATGGTAgagtttgtgtaatattaccTCATGTTTTGTGACATACGTACTTGTATGTTAAATGTTGGATTTGTGTAATATTACAGAATCTCCGTTCGGTTTAACCTAAGTATAATACACTGTTCTCATGAATTACCAATCTTTAGATTGATATCATTTCCATGCTTACCTTGATAAATCTGGTCGTATCACCTGACTTCATTGTATCGTGTCGCCCGACGGGTCTTTGTGCCATGTTCTACAAACCAGTGATTCAGTTATGATACTCCGCCAGTTTTTATATAGTGGACTATTCAAACATCACCTCCACATGTATGCTCATACAgatgttttcattttgttgtttCATAATATTGCAGAATGATGAGCGACATTCTGACCTGATCAGTATCTAAAGTGGACCACAAGTCTTAATTAATGTTTATGAAATGTCTCATGTATACTTAGAGGTATTCTTATgacaagaaaatattttgaacgAATAAGACGGACAATGATAATTGATAACTGCTCAGTTAAACGTAAATGGGTAATCCCGAATTCTTGATCAAACAAAGTAATGACAAAGTTAGTTTTCAAGATATTGAGATGTccatttaaatgtaaacaaaacatctGCTGGTGGGTTATGTGTGTACGAATATTGAATCTGTGCTATCTCAATCGGTTTTCTTTTTATCCATTTAAGCTCAATTATATTTTTAGCTGTGAAATACTGAAACAAGCGAATGCTATAAAATGAATCAATATCAACGAGAAGGTTATTTTAGTACTTTTGGATCAACAATATTATTCAAGATTAATATATGCACGTGGTACTCACGTCTACTTACTATAAACACAGCTGTGGTCCAGGTCTATGTTCTGTCCTTTTTGTGTGTCGCCTATACGTCGTTTAAATGAACAGAATACACATATATTGAACAATGTCACAGTAGATATATTATGCTTTAAATTATCGGTGACGATTTACCTCAGAATTGCGTTTGATATACTTCCTGGTCCTATGTACCACGTGATATACATGGGGTATTCGCTGACTACCATTTACCCTGCCGATTTAAATGCGGCTATAATCCAATACACGGCCATTTGCCGACTTATTCGAACAGTGCCCGATCTGAGGGGAAAATaggtgagtatatacatgtatggctatttatcattttactgttaaatGAGGATATACAGACACGCTTGGTAATATTTAATGTCTTAGAAGTACGCCTAGACCATTTCTAACAACATTTAGGTCAATGTTGTGTATTAGGTAGGACTTACATAACACATGTAAACAAGTTGTTAAAACTCATAAAACTATTCAAATTACTATGGGAAAATTTGATTAATGCAATATCTACTGATACGGTCGCTtagatatttgattttacaaTATGTTCAGATCCGTTCATTTTAACGGGACCATTAAGTGTACCGCGTTTACATGTCCCAATTGATTTTATATTCCATGCCTTGTTACCAATATAATTTAGCAACTACACACGGAAAATTAACCGACACGTGGTTTCGAGAGAAGTAGGTTTGTTGTGCTGTTGCCGCCATATTTCACTTTTTGATAAAAGGAACTGCCCCTAATTCgccctagatttgtatgacgggtgtgtTAACGAAGTATGAGTTTATTTCAAGAACACCTGATCTGATTCCATTTGTGTGTATTTTctcaatacaatatatattagtTCGTATTTTCGCCCTTGCAATGTCAACTTTGAGTTAGCAATTCGGTTTTTCTGACAAAGACTGTTTAATTCtcatatgtactgtatataccttatatacggtctacaatatataccttatatacggtctacaatatataccttatatacggtctacaatatataccttatatacggtctacaatatataccttatatacggtctacaatatataccttatatacgGTCTACAATATATACCTTATAAACGGTCTACaatatataccttatatacggtctacaatatataccttatatacggtctacaatatataccttatatacgGTCTACAATGCGGTTAAGATTGTAGATGCTTCACCCATGACAAAGGATTAATGAGTAATTAAGATCGATTGGAAACAAGAAAAGGCTGTTGCATATTCAATGAATGTGTGCCAGGTAACGggaaatatatttctaaatcTTCAGTTAGAGTGCCTATTTGTCTGAATTTATATTACTTGGTCgttatctataatgtattaaattgtcTTGTGTACGTATTCTTGCGTCAGTTCATTTAagaatatttaatattaatgtAGACATTGTCCAATTAAATTATTGGACTCTATATCAAAAGGCAATGCTTATGGTCATATATGTATACTAGTATATGACTGTATCATCAAATCTTTGTCAACACGGTTtgtacattaaatattaaagtAAACATAGCTtactttgtttatatttctacACACTATCATGAGGTCAcagaaaatgttatattttatgttgaaacaaattcatatttttatttagtcAGGTGCTACAAAAATTATTCTGCACCATCTTTATTCAATAATCGATTAATCACCTAAAGTATGTACGACACAGTATTTATGTTTACTGTTTCAGCCATGCCGGGGTATCCCATAGTAGCAGCGATCGACTTCGGTACAACCAATTCTGGGTATGCTTTCTCGACTATAGACGACTATAAAACATCGCCCTTGAAGATATCAGCTATTTCCTGGGTATCCGGATCCAACAGACTTCAGTCTCAAAAGACACCGACTTGTGTTTTATTTGACGAGAACAAGCGTTTTCACTCGTTTGGTTATGAAGCGGAGGATAAGTACTCCGACTTGGCATTAGACGATGAAGAAGAGGACTGGTACTTTTTTCGGAGGTTCAAGATGGAACTATACAACCGCAAAGTAAGGTTATATACCACACATATAGCAAGATGAACACTAGACTGAACAAGACTGAATTGTATCCTATATATCTACGTGAGGAGTTACCACCTTTAATGCACCACAgctataatattataatttctGAATTGATATGCGGTATACCATGTAATGATACGCATACGATTGTGATTCCTGATTCTCTCTTTCAATTGTTTTAGTATTTTCCCACGTTTGCAGTTTACTTTAACTGTCTGCTTGCACAAGCTAGAACACTGTTGTGTCAAGTATGACAAACATATAATTCTAACTATTTATTGTTCAAAACAGGAGTATGATAGCAGTTTCGAACTGAAAACCCAAGACGGAAAGAAATCGATGAAAGCAATAGACGTGTTTGCTGCTTGTATCGAATACCTAAAAAATCACTTACTGGCGACTGCAGATAAACAGGGTGTAAAATTCGTTGACGGGGACATCCAGTGGATCCTAACAGTGCCAGCTATATGGACAGAGCCGGGAAAGCAGTTCATGAGGAAGGCAGCGGATCAGGTACACATATCAGCGCTCTAAAAGCAATATTCAATTCACAGTAATTTAACCAGGGCAATAGGTTTGATTTGATTGATACTGTAGAAATCAAGATACTCTCTCTGTATTCTGAAGCGGTTGTTAATTCTATTATGCATTTGATTAATTCTTTATATATAGTTTCAGGCttggtcagggcacgagtcataaagttgtcttcctttgtcagTTGTCTTGCTATGTTATAAAGATATTCATATCACTTGATAGGACGACTATCACTATGGTGATGTCAGGATATTGGGCCGACTATCAACGCGCTATTGAAACATTCTTGATTTAGCACacacatatatgtgtgtatgcgTGTTCATGTGCGTGAGAAGGTgagtgtgtgtgagtgtgtatgtgtgtttgtgttcaTTGGGTAGTCTACTGTACTGCTACATCATTCTGGTGCCTTATATAATATTACTTTATCTTCATTTTGCATGGTAGGCTGGAGTGCCTTCCAAACACCTCAAGCTTGTGCTAGAACCGGAAGCTGCGGCTATTTATTGCACCAACTTGCCGATGGACAAGATAACTGTAGAAGGTTCGGGAGAAAAAATGTCAGTGTTTCAGAAAGGAACGAAATACATGATTCTCGATTGTGGGGGTGAGTAAGTAACAGATCATTTATATGTGGTTATAAGATAGATTAGATGTAATACCTTCAGAATAAAGGCCTAATATTTAACCCATTATATCGATTTTCTATTATCCgaccattgttattgtattgaAGAGTGATACTTCAAATATATCTTAAACAATATATTGGCACAAAACTCAATATACAGTTGAATTCGAAGCAGTATGGCTAAATGACGTTTGAAGTTGATGTTTATGTTGTATGTTTAAGGAGGAACAATTGACCTCACAATTCATGAGGTACAGGATGGAGGTGCCCTGAAGGAACTTCACAGGGCAAATGGTGGCGACTGGGGAGGAACAAGTGTAGACAAAGAATTCGAGCAACTTTTACAGGATCTCGTTGGCAAGGATGTGTTTCAAACTTTTCAAAAAGAAAGCATAGCAGATGTTCTAAATCTGTATAGGAGCTTCGAATTGAAGAAAAGAAGCATCCAAGAGGAAAATGACGACATGGTCACCATCACCATCCCTCCAATCCTACAGCAATTATGTAAGAAACAGAACAAAGGTGGGGATCCAATTGCTGCTATCGCGTCGAGCGGAAAGTACGCAAATGTTACATTGAAAAGAGACAAACTTCAAATTCCAAACAAGCTTGCGAAAACTCTGTTTACAAAATCCAGAGATAAGATTGTCTCCCACGTGAAACAAATTTTTGCCGAGCCAAAGGTGAGAGGGGCAACTATTGTCTTGATGGTTGGGGGCTACTCCGAATGTGAACTTTTACAGCGTGCTATACAATCTAACTTCAGTGACAAGAAAATTATTGTGCCGTTCGAAGCTGGCCTATCAATTTTGAAAGGAGCAGTAATTTATGGGCATGCGCCAAATATCATTACATCACGCGTTTGTAGATTTACGTATGGTGTCGCTTGTAACAGGAAATTCAAAGAGGGGAAGGACAAGGCGGAATACAGGGTGAAAGGAGCGAAGGGAGACAGTAGATGCCTTAACGGATTTAAGATATTTTCCCCTAAAGACCAGTCAGTAGACCTTGGGACGGCCGTTCAGAAGTACACCTTCCATGTCAGCGGTGCAAAGGAAACTGGAATCGACCTTCCAGTCTACGCCTCAGAAGACATCAACCCCGACTACGTTACAGACGAATCGTGCCAGAGGCTGGGAATTCTAAAAATAGAGATGCCGGACACGTCCCGTGGGTTAGATAGGTCGGTGGAAGTGGAAATGATTTTTGGTGGAACAGAGATCGAAGTTAAAGCAattgatacaaaaacaaaacaggaaacaCTGGCATCTTTCAGTTTTGTTGGATAGGAAGAAAATACTTGTGGTAAAGCGTATTGACATCGTTGATTATCTCGTAAGAACGTAACGGCTTAAAACACAggttatgtacattgtatttgttatctttttaaaaacattttaaaatacagaAGACAATactttgtttggtttgttttgtttaacgtcctattaacagccagggtcatttaaggacgtgccgggttttggaggtggaggaaagccggagtaccccaaggaaaaccaccggcctatagtcagtacctggcaactgccctcacgtaggtttcgaaccgGCAACCCAtaagtggagggctagtggcaaagtatcgggacaccttaaccacttggccaccgcaaTACAAGACGCAGTATAATGTTATAGTCTAGTTATCTACAACCGggaatatatattaaatgaacATGACTATATCGATCGTCGACAGAACATGGACTACCATTCATTACATCGAGTATAGACACAAATGCTTCTAGCCTTAGACtctataacaatgtataatgtCTTGTTTCCTACGTATTACATTCACAATAAATGAGTGTCGCATGTGTTTTATCAGttataatatttgatttaattactCAAAGCAAAGTTATTTAAAAGACAGAAATAGTGGACAGGGAAAGATAAATTGATTTAGAATTGATGTTGCTTTGGACCTGAAGTTGACATCATGCTACCGGAGGTGGTAGTTATCTTAcgatattttaaatgtttgaattcAGGTATATTCTATAAGGTAGCTGGAATTCTATATGTCAAGAAACATGAATACTTGACCCTCACTTGTTTATGCATGTTCTAGTCCTTAGTTTACCAGTAACCCTTCGTTACCTTTGATAGGATTTTTTTCTCAGAACACGGGCgtcatttcaaatatatactaCCTGGAAATGGATAGATTTAAATTCCACGCCGCACTCCATGTGTATATAAAGCTACAATTCAAGGTTTTTCCGTGAATCGATCAATACGTGCCAAACTCTTCAAAAAACTTACACGCTGATCTTTAAAGGTAGAGTAATATTGGTAAATAACACAGGTGCATATGTTATAGTCAGAAATTATGTTAATAATTATTTCTGGTGTACCCCTATATTTTTTGATTATGTGCAGCATTAAGCGtctaaagggagacaactcgaaTTTATTCACGGTACAATTATCGATCGGTTTTTGGTGATCACGTGACTTGCTCCTGACGCCATTAAAACATCTCGAAGAGTACATCTTGTGTCTCCTGTTTTTCAGGTCCTGGTAtctcccctcccctccatacCTGGTGTAACATTTTGGGGGCTTGTCCGGGATTAAGTTGGGAGACTCCCTGTTTTAAAAGAGTTTCCTCATCTGAAGAATCCTCAGAAGTTAGATCTTTAGGTCTGGATTTCCTCTGCTTCTTGAGACGAGCACTGTGTGGTCTGTGTTCCTGGCGAATACCCTCAAGTGGTAgactattacactgtaatagAAGATTGCGGTGCAGGCGGCGAATGCGGCCTTTTCCATCCTCGCGACACACATCATATACACTCGAATCATTAACACGTTTCCTAACAACATGAATGTGATCCTCCCAGAAGGATCGCAGCTTACCAGGTCCACCACGTTCACCTAAATTCTTCACCAAAACTCGATCTCCTGGTTCTAATGAAGCGCTGGTGTTTCTCGAATCGTGGTTCATTTTCCCTCTAGCAGCTGATCGATGTGCGTTCTTGGTCGCAATGCTGTATGCTTCCTTCATACGATCTTTCCACTTACTGGCATAACCAGAGTATGATTCTTTACTCTCACCTTCAGGGTGTGCATGTTGGAACAGTAGATCAACTGGCAACCGAGGGTGCCTACCGAACAACAAGTAGAATGGTGAAAAGTTCGTAGCGTCTGATCTTGTACAATTGTATGCGTGCACGACCCCATTCAAATGCTGTTTCCAGTCCGCTTTACCTTCTTTAGTCAGCGTCCTCAACATCCCGAGTAAGGTCCTATTAAAACGCTCCACCTGTCCGTTTCCTTGTGGGTGGTAAGGTGTGGTGCGCGAGTGACCCACTCCCGACAGCTTCTCGAGATTTTTGAACAGTCTGTTTTCAAATTCGCGCCCCTGGTCATGATGTAAACGACAGAGATATCCAAACCGCGGAAAGAAGTCATTGAATAACTTTTCAGCGGCTGTTTTACTACTCTTATTAGTCGTTGCATAGGCCTGCGCGAATCTTGTATAGTGGTCCATTACCACAAGGATATATTCGTATCCTCCTTTACAACGTTCAAGATGAAGGAAGTCAATAGATACCAATTCAAAGGGAAATGAAGTCTCTATCGGTGTCAACGGAGCATCACGGCGTTGGTGTGGCCGCTTGTCTTTCATGCACAAACAAGATGCTCTCACAAACTGGTCGACATCAGCCCCCATGTGTGGCCAATAAAATCTGGCCCTTGCCAAGTCTAGTACCCGGTCAGCACCTAAATGTCCCATTTTAACATGTAACTCTTCCAACACTCTTGACCGGAATCTGTGAGGCAAAACTAACTGAATTCGTTGGCCATCGGTGCCTGCTGAGCGTCTTTTCAGGAGGTTGTTCTCGTCCACATATAACTTAGGCCATTCCCTCAAAAGTGCCTTAGTGTCACGCCTCAATTGACGAATTGTGTTCTGTGTGGGCTTTTTCTCCTCCTTCAGAAAACTAAACACAGGTCCAATGTCAGCGTCCTCCCTCTGAGCGGATTGGAGTTGATCAAGGGAAAATGGAATAATTGCTGAGCTTCCAAGTTTGCCGTTCTCAATGTCTAATGATTTCTCACTAAGGGAGGCAACCCAAACATTTTCTCCCTCTGACCGTGCTGTTGCTGAACATAGAGTGGTTTTCAAAGAATCTGGATCCACGACCTCAGTACAATACGACATTACACGAGAAATATCCAATGACATGCGGCTAAAACCATCAGCTGCCTGATTCTGGTGTCCTGGTTTGCAATAGATTTTAAATCTAAAGTCGGCCAGTTCAGAAACCCATCTTAACCGTGTGGCGTCTAGTTTTCTCGATGTGAAAATATACTGTAACGGGTTGTTATCGGAGTATACCGAGAACTCGCGTGCATAGTATAGATAGTCTCTGAAACGCTCCGCGACCACCCACTTTAAGGCCAAAAACTCCAGCTTCCCTGAGTGGAGGTGGTGATTCTTTTCAGCTGGTGTCAATGTGCGTGAGGCATAGGCGACAGGAGAAAGACGATGTTTTGAATTCTCTTGATATAAGATCGCTCCCAACCCTTCCTGTGAGGCATCGACATGAACGATAAACGGTTTTTCAAAGTCTGGATAAATCATGACTTGACCCTCGGGTTTAATCAAGAGATCAATGAGTTCACTCAATAGTTTATGATGTCTGGGTGTCCATGTTACCTTCACACTCGACGCAAGTTGTCCACCTTTACCAACCTTTTCCCGCTTAGTATGACTATGACCTTTTGGATTGTTTCCCTCAGCCTCGCCAGAGTTGTCTTGTAGTAGATCGTATAGAGGTTTTGCTTTGCGCAAGAAATCTGGTATATAGCGACGATAGTA harbors:
- the LOC117328904 gene encoding heat shock 70 kDa protein 12A-like, whose translation is MPGYPIVAAIDFGTTNSGYAFSTIDDYKTSPLKISAISWVSGSNRLQSQKTPTCVLFDENKRFHSFGYEAEDKYSDLALDDEEEDWYFFRRFKMELYNRKEYDSSFELKTQDGKKSMKAIDVFAACIEYLKNHLLATADKQGVKFVDGDIQWILTVPAIWTEPGKQFMRKAADQAGVPSKHLKLVLEPEAAAIYCTNLPMDKITVEGSGEKMSVFQKGTKYMILDCGGGTIDLTIHEVQDGGALKELHRANGGDWGGTSVDKEFEQLLQDLVGKDVFQTFQKESIADVLNLYRSFELKKRSIQEENDDMVTITIPPILQQLCKKQNKGGDPIAAIASSGKYANVTLKRDKLQIPNKLAKTLFTKSRDKIVSHVKQIFAEPKVRGATIVLMVGGYSECELLQRAIQSNFSDKKIIVPFEAGLSILKGAVIYGHAPNIITSRVCRFTYGVACNRKFKEGKDKAEYRVKGAKGDSRCLNGFKIFSPKDQSVDLGTAVQKYTFHVSGAKETGIDLPVYASEDINPDYVTDESCQRLGILKIEMPDTSRGLDRSVEVEMIFGGTEIEVKAIDTKTKQETLASFSFVG